The Roseovarius sp. EL26 genome has a window encoding:
- a CDS encoding FAD-dependent oxidoreductase: MIKAQVVIIGGGAMGTSLLYHLVKAGWSDVVLVEKNDLTHGSTWHAAGLCTHFAHNPTIQELRATSVRLYRDILPEETGQSCGFHRSGAMRITRNPDRMDEFAHVAGLSEFTGYPLEVLTPERIAELHPLTELDGLLGGIYEPDDGHVDPTLATNAMAQVAVRGGATIKRYNPVHTIRREGNEWIVETAKETYHTTHIVNAAGTWGWEIGHMMGLNIPSVPVLHQYLVTDTVPEVSERIAAGLPELPMIRDPEESWYIRQERDGLILGPYEKDAQVWSVDGVPPEFGADLMPPDLDRVEHIIEAAMSRVPAVGNGGVKSVINGPITFTPDANPLIGPAHGLENVWLLTGSSMGVMEGGGSGWFLAHWMTHGAPPMDALAVDSRRFGKWADRDYRVEKAIECFGLQFGVHYPHEERPAGRGLRLSPLHNLMVERGAVMGAAYGWERPNWFADTSEVVADETFRRANWFDLVARECQAVTEAAALADLSVFAKFEVTGSGALAFVDSLGANHAPTSGRVGLTHVLTPAGGVTSEFTVAMLSDELVYLTSAAAAEERDWDALQAHAENFDVEIHNRCEELAVIGLMGPKSREILQALCSEDLGPWLSVQQITVAGIPARALRVSYVGELGWELHVARDDAAKLFLALEEAGKPHGVGLYGAYAANAMRLEKGYRGWGSDLTTERTPDESGVGFLARPEGRDFTGREAMLARRGDAAWDMVLLEAEPDEVDPFYAHPVYQGDRVVGVVTSGAYGHRTGKVLALAYLRDASARDNLSIEILGKRRTAEILSEPPFDPQNKRLKA; this comes from the coding sequence ATGATCAAGGCGCAGGTTGTCATCATTGGTGGCGGTGCGATGGGCACCTCGCTGCTCTATCATCTGGTCAAAGCTGGGTGGTCTGATGTTGTTTTGGTCGAAAAGAACGACCTGACGCATGGCTCAACTTGGCATGCCGCCGGTCTGTGCACGCATTTCGCCCACAACCCGACCATTCAGGAACTGCGTGCCACGTCCGTGCGGCTCTATCGGGATATCTTGCCCGAAGAGACCGGCCAAAGCTGTGGCTTCCACCGTTCGGGTGCGATGCGGATCACTCGCAACCCGGATCGCATGGATGAGTTCGCCCATGTCGCGGGCCTGTCAGAGTTCACCGGCTACCCGCTTGAAGTGCTGACGCCCGAGCGGATCGCTGAGCTACATCCCTTGACCGAGCTCGATGGTCTACTAGGTGGAATATACGAGCCGGATGACGGTCACGTTGATCCTACTCTGGCCACCAACGCGATGGCGCAGGTTGCAGTTCGGGGCGGGGCAACAATCAAACGCTACAATCCGGTCCATACGATCCGGCGCGAGGGCAATGAATGGATAGTTGAGACCGCCAAAGAAACCTATCACACCACGCACATTGTGAATGCGGCGGGCACATGGGGCTGGGAAATTGGCCACATGATGGGGCTGAACATCCCCTCCGTTCCCGTGCTTCACCAGTATCTGGTCACGGACACCGTGCCAGAAGTATCTGAACGGATTGCGGCAGGCCTGCCCGAACTACCAATGATTCGCGACCCAGAGGAAAGCTGGTATATCCGGCAGGAACGCGATGGTCTGATCCTTGGCCCCTACGAGAAGGACGCACAGGTCTGGTCAGTTGATGGCGTGCCGCCTGAATTCGGTGCAGACCTGATGCCGCCGGATTTGGACCGGGTTGAGCATATCATCGAGGCGGCGATGAGCCGCGTGCCCGCCGTTGGGAATGGCGGTGTGAAATCGGTGATCAACGGCCCAATCACCTTTACCCCCGATGCCAACCCGCTGATCGGCCCGGCGCATGGCTTGGAAAACGTCTGGCTCCTGACTGGCTCCTCAATGGGCGTGATGGAGGGCGGCGGATCGGGCTGGTTCCTGGCCCATTGGATGACCCATGGCGCGCCGCCAATGGATGCACTGGCTGTTGATAGTCGCCGGTTCGGGAAGTGGGCCGATCGTGATTACCGGGTTGAAAAGGCAATCGAATGCTTTGGCTTGCAGTTCGGCGTGCACTACCCGCACGAAGAACGCCCTGCCGGGCGTGGCCTGCGCCTATCGCCCCTGCATAACTTGATGGTCGAGCGTGGCGCCGTTATGGGCGCGGCTTATGGTTGGGAACGGCCCAATTGGTTCGCGGACACATCTGAAGTTGTGGCCGATGAAACCTTCCGTCGCGCCAATTGGTTTGACCTCGTCGCACGCGAATGCCAAGCAGTGACCGAAGCCGCTGCACTGGCCGACCTGTCGGTCTTTGCGAAATTTGAGGTGACGGGCTCAGGGGCGCTCGCTTTTGTGGACAGTCTTGGGGCCAATCACGCCCCTACAAGTGGCCGGGTTGGGCTGACCCATGTTTTGACACCAGCGGGCGGGGTGACTTCAGAATTCACCGTGGCGATGCTGTCGGATGAACTGGTCTACCTGACGTCAGCGGCCGCAGCGGAAGAACGGGACTGGGATGCGCTGCAGGCACATGCCGAAAACTTCGACGTTGAAATCCACAACCGCTGCGAAGAACTGGCGGTGATTGGCCTGATGGGGCCGAAATCACGCGAGATCCTGCAAGCCTTATGCTCGGAGGATCTTGGCCCGTGGCTCAGTGTGCAACAGATCACTGTGGCGGGCATCCCTGCCCGGGCCCTGCGCGTGTCTTATGTGGGCGAGTTGGGGTGGGAACTGCATGTCGCACGCGATGACGCCGCCAAACTGTTCCTTGCGCTTGAAGAGGCTGGAAAACCTCATGGCGTAGGGCTTTACGGGGCTTATGCTGCCAACGCCATGCGGCTCGAGAAAGGTTATCGCGGTTGGGGCAGTGACCTGACGACGGAACGCACACCCGACGAAAGTGGCGTGGGTTTTCTGGCCCGTCCCGAAGGGCGCGATTTTACCGGGCGCGAGGCCATGCTGGCACGGCGCGGTGACGCAGCATGGGATATGGTTTTGCTCGAAGCCGAACCCGACGAGGTAGATCCGTTCTATGCCCATCCGGTGTACCAAGGTGACCGAGTGGTCGGTGTGGTCACCTCGGGCGCCTATGGCCACCGGACCGGCAAGGTGTTGGCGCTGGCTTATCTGCGCGATGCAAGTGCGCGCGACAATCTGAGTATTGAAATCCTGGGAAAACGACGAACGGCAGAGATCCTGTCTGAGCCGCCGTTTGATCCGCAAAATAAACGACTGAAAGCCTGA
- a CDS encoding OB-fold-containig protein, protein MDLLLEPGLKPFVFFGALVIGFLLLEVLLMSIGVDTQIGGDADADFDLDADFDADIDADIDADFDPSMPTDLGPDIEFDVSADLDAEAGVKPRLETSGGFLDLIGLRKLPLTVWLALFSTFFAGVGLSGQTLISVVTGAVLPARIAALMVLPVALFLTRYCAEAVGNWVPRVETSAISERSYGRRKGVITVGAARRGKPAQVRFTDGHGNMHYVMAEPLSDEDTLPEGTEVLILRRRQGDLKLVRIS, encoded by the coding sequence ATGGATCTATTGTTGGAGCCGGGTCTGAAGCCGTTTGTGTTTTTTGGCGCTTTGGTGATTGGCTTTCTGCTACTCGAAGTGTTGCTGATGTCCATCGGGGTCGATACGCAGATCGGCGGCGACGCAGATGCGGATTTCGATCTGGATGCGGATTTTGATGCCGATATAGATGCAGACATAGACGCCGATTTTGACCCCAGTATGCCCACCGACCTGGGCCCTGATATTGAATTCGATGTCAGTGCTGATCTCGATGCAGAGGCTGGCGTTAAACCCAGACTTGAGACGAGTGGGGGCTTTCTTGATCTGATCGGTCTGCGCAAACTGCCACTCACAGTCTGGCTGGCGTTGTTCTCGACGTTCTTTGCCGGGGTTGGCCTGTCTGGGCAAACATTGATTTCGGTTGTGACGGGGGCGGTGCTCCCGGCTAGAATCGCTGCCCTGATGGTGCTGCCTGTAGCATTGTTTTTGACACGCTACTGCGCCGAAGCGGTGGGCAACTGGGTTCCACGCGTTGAAACCAGCGCCATTTCTGAGCGCAGCTATGGCCGTCGTAAAGGTGTGATAACAGTTGGTGCTGCCCGCCGGGGGAAGCCGGCACAGGTCCGGTTCACGGATGGGCACGGCAACATGCATTACGTCATGGCCGAACCTTTGTCAGATGAAGATACCCTGCCCGAAGGGACAGAGGTGCTGATCTTGCGCCGACGTCAGGGTGATCTGAAACTTGTCCGCATTTCGTAA
- a CDS encoding aspartate aminotransferase family protein yields MTLTTDWSIDATAKRRDTYYAASQRKFVPFAEPMVFKRGSMQYLWDAEDRKYIDLLGMNVCISVGHSHPKVVAAAMEQAQTLTHCTTMFYHPTPAHLAEELAATMPAGPEWVVHFTNSGSEAVDLAMTMARTYTGNPDLLALRTAYHGPTAAAQSATGISGWRHPGMPGNVAFVAEPNQYRGIFGENAGAAPYLEEIERTIASATTGQIAGMLIESVQGYGGIIEMPKGYMSGAAERVRAAGGLYIADEVQSGFGRTGDHMWGFEADGVIPDIVVMAKGIGNGFPLGAVVARKEIAAPMAEKFMFHTYGANPTSCAAGRAVLQVIREDKVQENAQVVGGALLTRLNELKDKYPVIGDVRGRGLMLAIEMVKDRKTKEPDRETTSAVFEQCRTQGLILSKSGPYQSCLRMVPPMCLSMDDVAQVADGLDRAFSNL; encoded by the coding sequence ATGACACTGACAACTGATTGGTCAATTGACGCAACCGCCAAGCGACGCGACACCTACTATGCGGCAAGCCAGCGCAAGTTTGTCCCCTTTGCAGAGCCGATGGTGTTCAAGCGCGGTTCAATGCAATACCTGTGGGATGCCGAAGATCGCAAATATATCGACCTGTTGGGCATGAACGTCTGCATCTCGGTTGGTCACTCGCACCCCAAGGTGGTCGCCGCCGCAATGGAGCAGGCCCAGACCCTGACCCACTGCACGACAATGTTCTATCATCCCACACCTGCACATCTGGCCGAGGAATTGGCCGCCACCATGCCCGCAGGCCCCGAATGGGTTGTCCACTTCACCAACTCGGGTTCCGAGGCGGTGGATCTGGCGATGACCATGGCGCGCACCTATACCGGCAACCCTGATCTATTGGCGCTTCGCACGGCTTATCATGGTCCCACCGCCGCGGCGCAATCGGCCACGGGCATTAGCGGCTGGCGTCACCCGGGCATGCCGGGCAATGTGGCCTTTGTCGCGGAGCCAAACCAGTATCGCGGCATCTTTGGTGAAAACGCCGGTGCCGCGCCCTATCTGGAGGAAATCGAACGTACCATCGCCAGTGCCACGACGGGCCAAATCGCGGGCATGCTAATCGAGTCTGTTCAAGGGTACGGCGGCATCATTGAGATGCCCAAGGGTTATATGTCCGGCGCGGCAGAGCGTGTGCGTGCCGCAGGTGGCCTGTATATTGCCGACGAAGTGCAATCCGGCTTTGGCCGTACCGGCGATCACATGTGGGGATTTGAGGCTGACGGCGTCATTCCCGACATCGTTGTCATGGCCAAGGGCATCGGTAATGGCTTCCCTCTGGGCGCGGTGGTAGCACGCAAAGAAATTGCCGCCCCGATGGCTGAAAAATTCATGTTCCACACCTATGGTGCCAATCCAACCAGCTGCGCCGCCGGACGTGCAGTTCTTCAGGTGATCCGCGAAGACAAGGTGCAAGAAAATGCGCAGGTCGTTGGCGGCGCATTGCTTACGCGTCTGAATGAGCTGAAAGACAAGTATCCCGTCATCGGCGATGTCCGGGGGCGCGGGTTGATGCTGGCGATTGAGATGGTCAAAGACCGCAAAACCAAGGAACCTGACCGGGAAACAACCTCAGCTGTTTTTGAGCAATGTCGCACGCAGGGGTTGATTTTATCGAAATCAGGCCCATATCAGTCATGCCTGCGAATGGTTCCACCGATGTGTTTATCGATGGACGATGTCGCTCAGGTAGCGGATGGGCTGGACAGGGCCTTTTCTAATCTTTGA
- a CDS encoding FAD-dependent oxidoreductase translates to MGRTVIIGGGAIGLSLAYHLARRGAEDVVLLERNQLTSGTSWHAAGIVGPLRATPNMTKLAMYAVELFPQLEAETGMSTGYKRTGGYWLARRPERMDELKRIASLGRHFGLTPEIVTPEVAAKAVPGLNVASHAGAMAVAEDANVNPVDLCMVYARAAKNTGVEIRENVAVSGVVTTAGQVTGVMLEDGSVIEADQVAICAGAWSKPLAATAGLALPLQAVEHMYVVTEPMLGLPDPFPVLRDMDTGIYIKGDAGKLVIGGFEPNAKCWDAFGPEGNRPFLEMPEDWDQFMPFMEAALELMPALADVGIQHFMNGPESFTNDTRPLVGEAPSVDGLFVAAGMNSVGIMSSAGIGRALADWMVDQTPAMDLWEVDIARADPKTATQDHMDARMQEAVSDLMAMHWPFKQPKAGRGLRQSALHDHWSAQGAVFGLAGGWERGLYYANDASERDLPYSIADQPWWPLAEREAATMQTGTALLDLTPFGKFDIEGPEALSFLELLCTARIDRPHGRAIYTLALNDAGGIELDAAVTRLGEHTFRVTSGAATRWRDAGLLRRRAQGFDVTITDVTEAEAVIGVMGAGSRDMLSDLSPDDWTQFPFSTCQEITIVGIQCRATRMSFVGELGWELSLPAEEAGAVFNALTKAGAKPLGHYALDGCRLEKGFKHWGHDLGPEITPLEAGLGFAINWDKTFIGKSSLVQQHESGVSQRLCLFKVSGGPLMLHDELIVEAGQVVGLTTSGGRGPRTGETLAFGLIRVVPDETQADTCAREFEIEVAGKRYPAQALLQPPFDPKSERMRG, encoded by the coding sequence ATGGGCCGAACAGTCATCATCGGTGGCGGGGCCATCGGCCTCAGCCTTGCCTATCATCTGGCCAGACGTGGAGCCGAAGATGTGGTTTTGCTGGAGCGTAACCAACTGACCAGCGGCACCAGTTGGCATGCAGCGGGCATTGTTGGCCCGTTGCGAGCGACCCCGAATATGACAAAGCTTGCGATGTACGCGGTCGAGCTGTTCCCACAGCTTGAGGCCGAAACCGGGATGAGTACGGGGTACAAGCGCACTGGGGGCTATTGGTTAGCGCGCCGTCCAGAGCGGATGGATGAACTCAAGCGTATCGCCTCTTTGGGTCGTCACTTTGGGCTGACACCTGAGATCGTCACGCCCGAGGTGGCAGCGAAGGCCGTTCCCGGGCTGAATGTGGCCAGTCACGCCGGGGCGATGGCCGTGGCCGAGGATGCGAACGTCAACCCGGTTGATCTGTGTATGGTCTACGCCCGCGCTGCCAAGAATACGGGCGTGGAGATCCGGGAAAATGTTGCGGTTTCTGGGGTCGTCACCACGGCGGGTCAGGTGACAGGCGTCATGTTGGAAGACGGCAGCGTAATCGAAGCTGATCAGGTGGCAATCTGTGCTGGCGCGTGGTCGAAACCATTGGCTGCAACGGCGGGTCTGGCGCTGCCGCTACAGGCGGTCGAGCACATGTATGTGGTGACCGAACCGATGCTGGGCTTGCCCGATCCGTTCCCGGTTCTGCGGGATATGGATACAGGGATTTATATCAAAGGCGACGCTGGTAAACTGGTGATCGGTGGGTTTGAGCCGAACGCCAAATGCTGGGACGCCTTTGGCCCCGAGGGCAATCGCCCGTTTCTTGAAATGCCCGAAGACTGGGATCAGTTCATGCCCTTCATGGAAGCAGCGCTTGAGCTGATGCCCGCACTGGCAGACGTCGGCATTCAGCATTTCATGAACGGTCCGGAAAGCTTTACCAACGATACCCGACCCTTGGTGGGTGAGGCCCCATCGGTGGACGGACTCTTTGTGGCGGCCGGAATGAATTCTGTTGGCATCATGTCTTCGGCTGGAATTGGCCGCGCACTGGCCGATTGGATGGTGGATCAAACGCCTGCCATGGATCTGTGGGAGGTCGACATCGCCCGCGCTGACCCCAAGACCGCTACGCAAGACCATATGGATGCGCGGATGCAAGAGGCGGTGTCTGATCTAATGGCGATGCACTGGCCGTTCAAACAGCCTAAGGCCGGGCGTGGTTTGCGCCAATCCGCCCTGCATGATCATTGGTCAGCACAGGGCGCGGTCTTTGGCTTGGCTGGCGGTTGGGAACGCGGGCTATATTACGCTAATGATGCATCCGAGCGGGATCTGCCTTATTCCATCGCTGATCAACCGTGGTGGCCACTGGCAGAGCGCGAAGCCGCAACAATGCAAACGGGGACCGCACTGCTTGATCTGACACCATTTGGCAAGTTTGACATAGAAGGCCCAGAGGCGCTGAGCTTTTTGGAACTGCTCTGTACGGCCAGGATTGACCGGCCTCATGGGCGGGCGATCTACACGCTGGCCCTCAATGATGCTGGCGGGATCGAACTGGATGCAGCTGTCACACGGCTCGGGGAACATACCTTCCGGGTGACTTCTGGCGCGGCAACCCGTTGGCGCGATGCTGGGCTGCTCCGGCGGCGCGCGCAGGGTTTTGATGTGACCATTACAGATGTCACAGAAGCAGAGGCCGTTATTGGCGTCATGGGCGCAGGATCGCGTGATATGTTATCTGATTTGTCGCCTGATGACTGGACCCAATTCCCATTTTCAACCTGTCAGGAAATCACAATTGTAGGCATTCAATGCCGCGCCACCCGGATGAGTTTTGTCGGCGAACTGGGGTGGGAGCTTTCGCTTCCCGCAGAAGAAGCAGGGGCAGTGTTCAATGCGCTGACCAAGGCCGGGGCGAAACCGCTTGGTCACTACGCACTGGATGGTTGCCGGTTAGAGAAGGGCTTCAAACACTGGGGCCATGATCTGGGACCTGAAATCACACCGCTTGAGGCCGGTCTGGGATTTGCCATCAACTGGGATAAGACCTTCATCGGAAAATCAAGTCTTGTACAGCAACACGAGAGCGGTGTTTCCCAGCGTTTGTGTCTGTTTAAGGTCTCTGGCGGGCCGCTGATGCTGCATGATGAACTGATCGTTGAGGCTGGGCAGGTCGTCGGCCTGACCACCTCAGGCGGGCGCGGGCCGCGCACGGGGGAAACACTGGCCTTTGGTCTGATCCGCGTGGTCCCAGATGAGACACAGGCCGACACTTGTGCACGAGAGTTTGAGATTGAAGTGGCCGGAAAGCGCTACCCGGCACAGGCGCTGTTGCAACCGCCATTTGACCCGAAATCAGAAAGGATGCGCGGATGA